The following are encoded together in the Triticum dicoccoides isolate Atlit2015 ecotype Zavitan chromosome 6B, WEW_v2.0, whole genome shotgun sequence genome:
- the LOC119322456 gene encoding phosphatidylinositol/phosphatidylcholine transfer protein SFH6-like isoform X1: MSESNIDGIEISVSNDERRDRADAENSEDEPKHRRMRSLRKKALHASTKLTHSLKKRGKRKVDCRVPRIPIEDVRDAGEEQAVSSFREVLFARNLLPERHDDYHMMLRFLKARKFDVEKAAQMWDEMLQWRNEFGTDTILEDFEFHELEEVLQYYPQGYHGVDKDGRPVYIELLGKVEPNKLVQTTTVERYIKYHVQEFERAFREKFPACSISAQKHIDTTTTILDVHGVGWKNFGKIARDLVRCMQKIDGDYYPETLHQMFIVNAGAGFKLIWSTIKGLLDPKTSSKIHVLGAKYQSRLLEAIDASQLPEFFGGLCTCSNQGGCLRSNKGPWSDPLIMKIVHSMESSALRDIVQVSDIEETITGSVRLRALKLPERISDTSNAESGSDVDDLGSSVAPEDVEYHSLAPVREEARESGSTTYGCSDDRPLSVDKAVESNKRSNVAGNVLRQYNTRQNSSMNRVSPEPAGRAPNVREGDADDGILKLFSRKVLAVILKVLSLLRLFTRHQRQLENVHPHTAAVPSNQPNLQIVKEDRVNPCLERLERLESMCNQLSRKPPEIPQDKDRAIQDSFDRIKSIEFDLEKTKKVLHATVIKQMQMAETLESVTESGHRRRKFCT, translated from the exons ATGTCAG AGAGCAATATCGACGGCATAGAGATATCTGTCAGTAATGACGAGAGGAGGGACAGAGCCGATGCCGAGAACTCAGAGGACGAGCCAAAGCACAGGAGGATGCGGTCGCTGAGGAAGAAGGCGCTGCACGCTTCAACCAAGCTGACACATTCgctgaagaagagggggaagaggaAAGTCGACTGCAGAGTGCCGAGAATACCGATAGAGGATGTCAGGGATGCGGGTGAAGAGCAGGCGGTCAGTTCGTTCCGTGAGGTTTTGTTTGCCAGGAACCTTTTGCCTGAAAGGCATGATGATTACCATATGATGCTTAG ATTTTTGAAAGCTAGAAAGTTTGATGTCGAAAAGGCAGCACAAATGTGGGATGAGATGCTCCAGTGGAGGAATGAATTTGGGACAGACACAATTTTGGAA GATTTTGAATTTCATGAGCTAGAGGAGGTACTGCAATATTATCCCCAGGGTTATCATGGGGTTGACAAGGATGGAAGGCCTGTCTATATCGAGTTGCTTGGAAAAGTTGAACCCAATAAACTTGTGCAAACCACAACAGTGGAACGATATATCAAGTACCATGTGCAAGAGTTTGAGAGAGCATTCCGTGAGAAGTTTCCTGCCTGCTCAATTTCTGCTCAAAAGCATATAGATACAACAACCACAATATTGGATGTCCATGGCGTG GGCTGGAAGAACTTTGGTAAGATTGCAAGGGATTTAGTGCGCTGTATGCAGAAAATAGATGGTGACTATTATCCCGAG ACACTACATCAAATGTTCATTGTAAATGCTGGAGCTGGTTTCAAACTGATCTGGAGCACTATAAAGGGACTTCTTGACCCCAAAACATCATCAAAAATTCAT GTTCTAGGAGCAAAATACCAGAGCAGGCTTCTTGAAGCTATTGACGCAAG CCAATTACCAGAGTTTTTTGGTGGTTTGTGCACATGCTCTAACCAAGGAGGATGCCTGAGGTCCAACAAAGGCCCTTGGAGTGACCCTTTAATTATGAAG ATCGTACATAGCATGGAATCATCTGCATTAAGGGATATTGTGCAAGTATCTGATATAGAAGAAACAATTACAGGCTCTGTAAGATTGCGTGCGCTCAAG TTACCAGAAAGAATTAGTGATACATCAAATGCTGAATCAGGTTCAGATGTTGATGATCTTGGATCCTCTGTAGCCCCAGAAGATGTTGAATATCATAGTTTGGCTCCAGTCCGTGAGGAA GCCAGGGAATCAGGATCAACGACATACGGCTGTTCAGACGATCGACCTCTTTCAGTGGATAAAGCTGTCGAGTCCAATAAAAGATCTAACGTTGCTGGAAATGTATTAAGGCAGTACAACACACGACAAAATTCATCGATGAATAGAGTTTCGCCTGAGCCAG CAGGTCGCGCCCCAAATGTCCGTGAAGGCGATGCAGATGATGggattttgaaattattttcaagaaAAGTTCTTGCTGTAATTCTCAAAGTACTCTCTCTTTTGCGCTTGTTCACTCGCCATCAGCGACAGTTGGAAAATGTTCATCCACATACTGCAGCTGTACCCAGTAATCAACCAAATCTTCAGATAGTTAAGGAAGACCGAGTAAATCCTTGTCTGGAGCGTCTTGAAAGACTTGAATCGATGTGTAATCAACTCAGCAGAAAGCCTCCTGAGATCCCACAGGATAAGGATCGTGCTATACAGGATTCTTTTGATAGGATAAAATCCATTGAATTTGACCTGGAGAAGACAAAGAAG GTATTGCATGCAACAGTGATCAAACAAATGCAGATGGCTGAAACATTGGAGTCCGTGACAGAGTCTGGTCATAGA agaAGGAAATTTTGTACGTAA
- the LOC119322456 gene encoding phosphatidylinositol/phosphatidylcholine transfer protein SFH13-like isoform X2, with protein MSESNIDGIEISVSNDERRDRADAENSEDEPKHRRMRSLRKKALHASTKLTHSLKKRGKRKVDCRVPRIPIEDVRDAGEEQAVSSFREVLFARNLLPERHDDYHMMLRFLKARKFDVEKAAQMWDEMLQWRNEFGTDTILEDFEFHELEEVLQYYPQGYHGVDKDGRPVYIELLGKVEPNKLVQTTTVERYIKYHVQEFERAFREKFPACSISAQKHIDTTTTILDVHGVGWKNFGKIARDLVRCMQKIDGDYYPETLHQMFIVNAGAGFKLIWSTIKGLLDPKTSSKIHVLGAKYQSRLLEAIDASQLPEFFGGLCTCSNQGGCLRSNKGPWSDPLIMKIVHSMESSALRDIVQVSDIEETITGSVRLRALKLPERISDTSNAESGSDVDDLGSSVAPEDVEYHSLAPVREEARESGSTTYGCSDDRPLSVDKAVESNKRSNVAGNVLRQYNTRQNSSMNRVSPEPGRAPNVREGDADDGILKLFSRKVLAVILKVLSLLRLFTRHQRQLENVHPHTAAVPSNQPNLQIVKEDRVNPCLERLERLESMCNQLSRKPPEIPQDKDRAIQDSFDRIKSIEFDLEKTKKVLHATVIKQMQMAETLESVTESGHRRRKFCT; from the exons ATGTCAG AGAGCAATATCGACGGCATAGAGATATCTGTCAGTAATGACGAGAGGAGGGACAGAGCCGATGCCGAGAACTCAGAGGACGAGCCAAAGCACAGGAGGATGCGGTCGCTGAGGAAGAAGGCGCTGCACGCTTCAACCAAGCTGACACATTCgctgaagaagagggggaagaggaAAGTCGACTGCAGAGTGCCGAGAATACCGATAGAGGATGTCAGGGATGCGGGTGAAGAGCAGGCGGTCAGTTCGTTCCGTGAGGTTTTGTTTGCCAGGAACCTTTTGCCTGAAAGGCATGATGATTACCATATGATGCTTAG ATTTTTGAAAGCTAGAAAGTTTGATGTCGAAAAGGCAGCACAAATGTGGGATGAGATGCTCCAGTGGAGGAATGAATTTGGGACAGACACAATTTTGGAA GATTTTGAATTTCATGAGCTAGAGGAGGTACTGCAATATTATCCCCAGGGTTATCATGGGGTTGACAAGGATGGAAGGCCTGTCTATATCGAGTTGCTTGGAAAAGTTGAACCCAATAAACTTGTGCAAACCACAACAGTGGAACGATATATCAAGTACCATGTGCAAGAGTTTGAGAGAGCATTCCGTGAGAAGTTTCCTGCCTGCTCAATTTCTGCTCAAAAGCATATAGATACAACAACCACAATATTGGATGTCCATGGCGTG GGCTGGAAGAACTTTGGTAAGATTGCAAGGGATTTAGTGCGCTGTATGCAGAAAATAGATGGTGACTATTATCCCGAG ACACTACATCAAATGTTCATTGTAAATGCTGGAGCTGGTTTCAAACTGATCTGGAGCACTATAAAGGGACTTCTTGACCCCAAAACATCATCAAAAATTCAT GTTCTAGGAGCAAAATACCAGAGCAGGCTTCTTGAAGCTATTGACGCAAG CCAATTACCAGAGTTTTTTGGTGGTTTGTGCACATGCTCTAACCAAGGAGGATGCCTGAGGTCCAACAAAGGCCCTTGGAGTGACCCTTTAATTATGAAG ATCGTACATAGCATGGAATCATCTGCATTAAGGGATATTGTGCAAGTATCTGATATAGAAGAAACAATTACAGGCTCTGTAAGATTGCGTGCGCTCAAG TTACCAGAAAGAATTAGTGATACATCAAATGCTGAATCAGGTTCAGATGTTGATGATCTTGGATCCTCTGTAGCCCCAGAAGATGTTGAATATCATAGTTTGGCTCCAGTCCGTGAGGAA GCCAGGGAATCAGGATCAACGACATACGGCTGTTCAGACGATCGACCTCTTTCAGTGGATAAAGCTGTCGAGTCCAATAAAAGATCTAACGTTGCTGGAAATGTATTAAGGCAGTACAACACACGACAAAATTCATCGATGAATAGAGTTTCGCCTGAGCCAG GTCGCGCCCCAAATGTCCGTGAAGGCGATGCAGATGATGggattttgaaattattttcaagaaAAGTTCTTGCTGTAATTCTCAAAGTACTCTCTCTTTTGCGCTTGTTCACTCGCCATCAGCGACAGTTGGAAAATGTTCATCCACATACTGCAGCTGTACCCAGTAATCAACCAAATCTTCAGATAGTTAAGGAAGACCGAGTAAATCCTTGTCTGGAGCGTCTTGAAAGACTTGAATCGATGTGTAATCAACTCAGCAGAAAGCCTCCTGAGATCCCACAGGATAAGGATCGTGCTATACAGGATTCTTTTGATAGGATAAAATCCATTGAATTTGACCTGGAGAAGACAAAGAAG GTATTGCATGCAACAGTGATCAAACAAATGCAGATGGCTGAAACATTGGAGTCCGTGACAGAGTCTGGTCATAGA agaAGGAAATTTTGTACGTAA
- the LOC119322456 gene encoding phosphatidylinositol/phosphatidylcholine transfer protein SFH8-like isoform X3: MSESNIDGIEISVSNDERRDRADAENSEDEPKHRRMRSLRKKALHASTKLTHSLKKRGKRKVDCRVPRIPIEDVRDAGEEQAVSSFREVLFARNLLPERHDDYHMMLRFLKARKFDVEKAAQMWDEMLQWRNEFGTDTILEDFEFHELEEVLQYYPQGYHGVDKDGRPVYIELLGKVEPNKLVQTTTVERYIKYHVQEFERAFREKFPACSISAQKHIDTTTTILDVHGVGWKNFGKIARDLVRCMQKIDGDYYPETLHQMFIVNAGAGFKLIWSTIKGLLDPKTSSKIHVLGAKYQSRLLEAIDASQLPEFFGGLCTCSNQGGCLRSNKGPWSDPLIMKIVHSMESSALRDIVQVSDIEETITGSVRLRALKLPERISDTSNAESGSDVDDLGSSVAPEDVEYHSLAPVREEARESGSTTYGCSDDRPLSVDKAVESNKRSNVAGNVLRQYNTRQNSSMNRVSPEPVVSPWWLVSLMLKM, from the exons ATGTCAG AGAGCAATATCGACGGCATAGAGATATCTGTCAGTAATGACGAGAGGAGGGACAGAGCCGATGCCGAGAACTCAGAGGACGAGCCAAAGCACAGGAGGATGCGGTCGCTGAGGAAGAAGGCGCTGCACGCTTCAACCAAGCTGACACATTCgctgaagaagagggggaagaggaAAGTCGACTGCAGAGTGCCGAGAATACCGATAGAGGATGTCAGGGATGCGGGTGAAGAGCAGGCGGTCAGTTCGTTCCGTGAGGTTTTGTTTGCCAGGAACCTTTTGCCTGAAAGGCATGATGATTACCATATGATGCTTAG ATTTTTGAAAGCTAGAAAGTTTGATGTCGAAAAGGCAGCACAAATGTGGGATGAGATGCTCCAGTGGAGGAATGAATTTGGGACAGACACAATTTTGGAA GATTTTGAATTTCATGAGCTAGAGGAGGTACTGCAATATTATCCCCAGGGTTATCATGGGGTTGACAAGGATGGAAGGCCTGTCTATATCGAGTTGCTTGGAAAAGTTGAACCCAATAAACTTGTGCAAACCACAACAGTGGAACGATATATCAAGTACCATGTGCAAGAGTTTGAGAGAGCATTCCGTGAGAAGTTTCCTGCCTGCTCAATTTCTGCTCAAAAGCATATAGATACAACAACCACAATATTGGATGTCCATGGCGTG GGCTGGAAGAACTTTGGTAAGATTGCAAGGGATTTAGTGCGCTGTATGCAGAAAATAGATGGTGACTATTATCCCGAG ACACTACATCAAATGTTCATTGTAAATGCTGGAGCTGGTTTCAAACTGATCTGGAGCACTATAAAGGGACTTCTTGACCCCAAAACATCATCAAAAATTCAT GTTCTAGGAGCAAAATACCAGAGCAGGCTTCTTGAAGCTATTGACGCAAG CCAATTACCAGAGTTTTTTGGTGGTTTGTGCACATGCTCTAACCAAGGAGGATGCCTGAGGTCCAACAAAGGCCCTTGGAGTGACCCTTTAATTATGAAG ATCGTACATAGCATGGAATCATCTGCATTAAGGGATATTGTGCAAGTATCTGATATAGAAGAAACAATTACAGGCTCTGTAAGATTGCGTGCGCTCAAG TTACCAGAAAGAATTAGTGATACATCAAATGCTGAATCAGGTTCAGATGTTGATGATCTTGGATCCTCTGTAGCCCCAGAAGATGTTGAATATCATAGTTTGGCTCCAGTCCGTGAGGAA GCCAGGGAATCAGGATCAACGACATACGGCTGTTCAGACGATCGACCTCTTTCAGTGGATAAAGCTGTCGAGTCCAATAAAAGATCTAACGTTGCTGGAAATGTATTAAGGCAGTACAACACACGACAAAATTCATCGATGAATAGAGTTTCGCCTGAGCCAG TTGTCTCACCATGGTGGCTAGTCTCTCTGATGCTTAAAATGTGA